The genomic region CGGCAAGGGCCGCGAGCTACGCCTGCCCTGGGTCTCCACCTTCAGCGACGTGCCGGTAGGCAAGCCGCTCCTCTACGTGGACTCCCGGGGACGCATCGCCTTCGCGATCAACCAGGGCAGCTTCGCCCAGGCCCAGGGCATCCGCCCGTTGATGCCCTTCGTGCTGCGCCACAAGTAGCCGGCGCTATTTAGCGCTCGAAGACAGGGTTCTTGTGCAGCCACGCGGTGAAGAGCGCGTCGGCGAAGCCCTTGCCGGGAATGAGCACGCCGCCCGAGGCCTCTCCGGAGACGTGCAGCCCGCTCTCCGGCACATAGGTGAGCACCAGGTTGTCCCCCTTGCCCACGTCCCTGAGCGACAGGAGCATCGCATCCAGGCTCTGCTGCATCGGCCCGGAGTGCAGCGCCTCGTTGCGCGAGAGCGCATGGCGCATGGCCTCCACGAGCTGGTCCCGGCGCACCTTGCGCATGAAGCGGAAGTGCAGGCGCTTGAGCTGGTTGGCGGCGATGGCCTCGGACTCCACGCGGGGAATCTCCTCCATGTAGAGCCCCCACACGTAGACGTTGAAGAAGAGCTTCTCCTTGAGGGCCATGTGCGCCAGCTCCAACCGCCGGCCCTGCAGCTCCAGCGTGTCGGGCATCTTCACGCCCGCCACCTCGCGTGCCTCGGCGAGTCCCGCCGCGAGCATCGCCCCCAACACCAACCACCGCGCTCCCGCCACCCAGCCGCTTCGCGCCATCTTCCCGCCCCTCCACCGCCTCACGGCATGGCCTCTGCCCCTCTCCCTCCTGAAGAGGGCCAGGGGGAGGATGTCCAAACCTCTCCACCAAGTCGTGAGCAACCCGAGTACCCAGGACACTGGGCACAGCCTCGGAACGTGGCCAGCGGCCCTGGCGCACAGGTGCATGAATCCCGACAATCGCGGGTCGACGGAAAGCTGCCCCATGAACAGGAGGGTACCGGAAGGGCCTGACAGGCCGTGCGCGGAGGGCAGAGCCCGCCTGCCTGATGGCCCCTCGGGCCTGCCTCCAAAGGGTGACTGGGCGACACCCACGGTTCTGCTCACCTTGCCGGTATGGCCCCCTTCTTCGATGAAGACGAACCGGACATCTCCCAGGCCCTGCTGGATGGGGTGCGCTCGGCCGCCCTGCCGCT from Hyalangium ruber harbors:
- a CDS encoding chalcone isomerase family protein; this encodes MARSGWVAGARWLVLGAMLAAGLAEAREVAGVKMPDTLELQGRRLELAHMALKEKLFFNVYVWGLYMEEIPRVESEAIAANQLKRLHFRFMRKVRRDQLVEAMRHALSRNEALHSGPMQQSLDAMLLSLRDVGKGDNLVLTYVPESGLHVSGEASGGVLIPGKGFADALFTAWLHKNPVFER